The sequence below is a genomic window from Coffea arabica cultivar ET-39 chromosome 4c, Coffea Arabica ET-39 HiFi, whole genome shotgun sequence.
AGCATGTAGCAGAAGTACTGGACCTATTAAGACAACACCAACTGTTTGCAAAACAGAGCAAATGTTGCTTTGCACAGACTCAAATTGAGTACCTGGGCCATATAATCACTGCTGAAGGAGTGCAGACAGATCCTAAGAAAATTGAAGAGATGATGAACTGGCCACAGCCTAGAAATGTGAAGCAGCTAAAGGGGTTCCTAGGATTGACTGGATACTACAGGAAATTTGTGAGGGGTTATAGTTCCATTGCCAAGCCTCTAACAACATTGCTGAAAAAAGGGGGGTTCCAATAGAATGAGGAGGCTGAGGAGGCATTCCAGAGGCTTAAGATGGCTATGTGCAGCACACCTGTGCTAGCCTTGCCAGATTTCAACAAGACTTTCATCATAGAAATAGATGCCTGCTATGGAGGGATTGGAGCAGTGCTTATGCAAGACAGGAGGCCTATTACTTATTTAAGTCAGAGCTTAGGAACAAAGAACTTGGGACTGTCCATTTATGAGAAGGATCTTTTGGCACTGGTCACTGCAATTAccaagtggaggcattacctggAAGGACAACACTTCATCATCAGGACAGATCACCAGAGCCTCAAGTATTTGCTTGAACAAAGAATCACTACTCCACTCCAACAGAAGTGGCTTACTAAGCTATTGGGATTAAGCTATGAAATTCAATACAAGAAGGGCAGAGAGAATGTTGTTACAGATGCACTATCCAGGAGAAGCAGCAAGGAAGAATGGGAGATTACAGAAATGACATGTGTTATTCCTGAGTGGGTCAAGGAGGTGGAGGAAAGCTATCAAGGAGATATAGAAGTTCAGGAGATGATCAAGAGTCTGATTCTCATACCAAGTTCCCTACAGAACTACTCCTATCAAAATGGGATAGTCAAATACAAGGGAAGAGTGGTAGTAGGAAAATGAGGACAAATCAGGAGGAAAATCATCACTGCCATCCATGATTCACAGCTAGGAGGCCACTCTGGTGTACAAGCTAGCTACCTGAGGGCCAAGCAGTTCTTTCACTGGCCAGGGATATATAAGGAAGTCAAGGATACAGTGTTACAGTGTGACACCTGTAGGAGGTGCAAGGACGAGCATGTTGCTTATCCTGGTCTCCTGCAACCACTACCTACACCACAGTACTCCTGGAGTCATGTCACCATGGATTTTATTGAAGGATTGCCTACTTCAGAAAGGAAAGACACAATCATGGTCATAGTGGATAGGTTCACTAAGTATGCTCACTTCACCAGTCTAGCTCATCCTTTTGATGCCCCAATGGTGGCCAGAGTCTTCCTGGACCATGTGACGGGCCctcctccccctagggcgtaccccagggttcggcgggccgcctgcccaactctcgccgggactcagtcgttcactacagttctcaattaaattgcaatataaatctcaaaaattacatcaaattctccaataattacatgttataagcgaagcggaaatgattcccaactatacatcaaatgaatccaaatccaaactgtacaagatataagccatccagtcacgtgaataagtactataaatctttccttcgccttgagccctgtggaggggaaataaaatagtttttggggtgagctagaagctcagcgagtaaccaataaaatcagaaatcaaatatatttcacaataatgcatttcgatcatttcgatgatgtcatgattcagagatcaaactgtacgtttattgctctcatgagccggtgaaatcattgcacttgaacacccaacgctcaaatagatcatttaacattaacattgagagggagcccctttttgagctccagataaacatgaacatgaaccataaacaaggtggagacgttggtgtccagcactagactttcccagaactcattgaagccaaatcatgtcatgaatccacatgcaagcacgcatgatatgcaatcgaataaatagtgcaagaagcatttcacaagtactttggaaatagtttagggtcactcacctccatggctcagaaaccatccatcatatatcattgccttgctcaaatccaagtcttagattacaaactcaatgcaaacaagtcctttaaaagttcggacagcacttcccctaaatttgcttacttttccagccatcatggcttcattatttcctcagccagtcccaaaggtacacacacaacaacaagttcatccaatagccattcagcaagctccaagtagtacaaagacaagtcaagctaggaaaaagttcagaaatgaaagttaagctcgaaaccagaaaaatagttttgacgtcattttgcggtaatggtaccaaaggtactacgattgtcagatgaaggtgcaagacccactgatttgaagctaagatatagggcttcaatattacagaaggtcactcaactcagtttcgagtgtaaccaggtcaaaaatgcaagatactacaccggaatcacaaaaacagcttcacagaacgcattctagtggaaacatcataactcaggctctccaagtccaaatctagaaattccaaaaccagctgatagctaagaaacagggataaatttcatcagaagacctcaacaactaattcggaagcaatcctgaccaaaacaaccaattacaggcgcaattcttacattcgggtaaaaccagaacagcaatagtaatttcgacttttctcactctgcgctactctgattgacctgaaattttgtaagaatctctaaaatatcattccctacaactttcatgttttaaaccaaggtcaattcggcctctaactatgagctaaaaattcgggcaaaatgttatcatcataaaccctaactttccaaaatttcttccaaaacagaaattgtttgcaattaaccactttttccacctcatagagtccttaaacatcatttccaatcatcatatataaccacacaaccatgttcatattaaaacagaaaaatctccaaaaattataaaacttcaccaattcaaccaaaatcaagatataatccataaaagtgcatcttataccaccaccaatcatgaattaaacatcattagaggaaggagaggggtccttcacaactcaccttagcaatacaagagatagagcaactagtcaccttaactttccaaacaacttcacaaccaagctcaactccaccaaactaagaggttttatggagtaattggaagattaaacggtttaattgagagattgggcaagattggagactagaaattgagagcttttctttctttctttgagcaagaaaattcggccaagaagcttgcaaaatgaagtgatttttgggCCAATTTGAAttaatggtaaagttatgaatagtagtcaaactcaagactaaatcttatggtgacacttgtcacctttaggtgtaaaacttatctttttgtctctccaatacagatatcttaacactttgtaaaataatatcacttaatacaaaattccaacaagttgtcaaaaatataatgcatttaccgcacttgcgggtctcacgttcaaaatacgctcttaatttctcaaaaactaaccgatactagaaaaatcattttaaaactatctttgctcataaactttatctggggaatttttcgaatcaagaaaatgtagaaaaggcgagcaattaaaaaaaataaaccctagaaaattagaaaatttctgggttctcaaactcattcttttcggggcgtcacagactAGGTTTGTAGGCTACATGGAATGCCACTAAGCATGCTGTCAGACAGAGATAAGGTATTTACCAGTCAATTCTGGACAGAATTATTCTCACTAATGGGGACTAAACTATGCTTAAGTACtgcctatcaccctcagacagATGGTCAATCTGAGAGGGTGAATCAGGTGCTGGAAATGTACCTACGGTGCATGACACATCAGGAGCCCAAGAGGTGGAATGCCTGGCTATCAATGGCAGAATGGTGGTATAACACCACTTATCACACTGACATACAGATGAGCCCCTTCAAGGCATTATATGGAATGAAGCCACCTCAGCTAGCTTTAGGTGTGTATTCACACTCTAAGGTGGCCACAGTGGCAGATCACTTACAAGAAAGGGAGAGAATCGAAGGATTGCTTAAGAAGAACCTGGAGGAGGCCAAAAACAGAATGAAGGTCTATGCAGATAGAAAGAGAACCGAAAGGGAATTTGTGGTTGGAGATTAGGTATACCTTAGGCTGCAACCTTACAGGCAAAACTCTGTGGAGATGAGGAGCAACACCAAATTATCAGCAAGGTACTTTAGACCTTATCAAGTAATTCAAAAGATAGGGAAGGTAGCCTACAAACTTCAGCTCCCAGCTTCATCAAAAATACACCCAATTTTTCATGTTTCCCTGCTGAAGAAGAAGATAGGACAGCAAGTGGTGCCAGTGCTGCAACTGCCAGACACAAATGAGAAGGGTCACTTCAGGATAGAACCCATAGCTGTGCTAGATCGAAGGATTGTTAAGAAGAAGAATGCAGCAGCAGTTCAATGGTTAGTTCAGTGGTGGGGAACCTCTCCTGcagaagcaacatgggaagaTGCAGAAGAGATAGAACGCAAATATCCAGAATTCCAATCTTGAGGACAAGATTTAATTACAGGGGAAGCTATTGTCATGAAGTCAAACTGAAGGCGTGAAGACAGAGTAAGGGAAGGCGTGAAATGGGTAGAAGAAGCAAAGGAAGGCGTGGGTTCAAAActgtaaggcctggtgcaacccaatgagtacaaacaatttcacaatgatgcacaaagatatatcaaatttaagcacaataaagaaaacttaattaaagagaaaagatgagaaatgcaaaccaaatatcaatccaatagcctcttcaatagatggcgatgctaaccaagatgtacaagtgaaggctcactccttcctcaccccaaacacactttggttgagccaaggagttttacaactattctagttaaccctcaacaacctacacttgaaagatcactcacccaattaagaactattttatacaaatgaggcaaccttcaccaaggttttaccacttcaagtgataggttcaccttcaccaaggttttactacttctagagagtaaccttcacttgagcaacctca
It includes:
- the LOC140005027 gene encoding uncharacterized protein → MRSNTKLSARYFRPYQVIQKIGKVAYKLQLPASSKIHPIFHVSLLKKKIGQQVVPVLQLPDTNEKGHFRIEPIAVLDRRIVKKKNAAAVQWLVQWWGTSPAEATWEDAEEIERKYPEFQS